A genomic region of Fodinisporobacter ferrooxydans contains the following coding sequences:
- a CDS encoding branched-chain amino acid ABC transporter permease, translated as MSRSYTIVHKRRRLLTWLTVIVALGLPWAVDSIGSVPGYILNLSLIFAIVAVGLNLLTGFSGQVSLGHAAFVVIGSYTSAILTLKVGISFWLALPAAGLMSGIVGFIVGLPAVRLTGNLLAVATLGFGLAIPELVLKWTKLTNGDTGLNPDRPQLFGFSLQNDLFYYYLILLCLAFTLWISRNLLKGKAGRAFQAIRDSEIAATAMGISIVYYKSLVFAISAGFAGIAGSLYAHYVNFISPNDFTIVNSFLFFAMVVLGGLASLPGAILGAVVITILEQATGGLQGFSIVLTGAVMVGVVMFFPRGLIALWKREERDRSMEDEEKADSRMANRISTEVTGEHVSEV; from the coding sequence ATGAGCCGATCGTATACGATAGTGCACAAACGGAGACGGCTGTTGACATGGTTGACGGTTATTGTGGCACTGGGTCTGCCTTGGGCCGTCGATTCGATCGGCTCTGTTCCCGGTTATATCCTGAACTTGAGTCTGATATTTGCCATCGTGGCGGTCGGCTTGAATTTGTTGACAGGCTTTAGCGGCCAAGTATCCCTTGGACACGCGGCATTTGTGGTCATCGGCTCGTACACCTCGGCAATCCTGACGTTGAAAGTCGGCATATCATTCTGGCTGGCATTGCCTGCCGCGGGGCTCATGTCCGGAATCGTAGGTTTTATCGTCGGTTTGCCTGCCGTCCGGTTGACAGGGAATTTGCTGGCCGTAGCTACATTGGGATTTGGGCTTGCCATACCGGAACTCGTTTTGAAATGGACGAAACTTACAAACGGTGATACGGGATTGAATCCGGATCGGCCGCAATTGTTTGGATTTTCTTTACAAAATGATTTGTTCTACTACTATCTGATTTTGCTTTGTCTCGCTTTTACGCTTTGGATTTCCAGGAATTTGTTAAAGGGGAAAGCCGGGCGGGCGTTTCAGGCGATTCGCGACAGTGAGATTGCGGCGACCGCCATGGGGATTTCGATTGTTTACTATAAGTCTCTTGTGTTTGCAATCAGTGCCGGGTTTGCAGGAATTGCCGGAAGCTTGTATGCGCACTACGTGAATTTTATCTCGCCGAATGATTTTACCATCGTCAATTCCTTTCTTTTCTTTGCCATGGTTGTGCTTGGCGGGCTTGCTTCATTGCCAGGCGCAATTCTCGGAGCTGTCGTGATCACCATCCTGGAGCAAGCGACCGGTGGATTGCAAGGGTTTTCGATCGTTCTTACAGGTGCTGTCATGGTCGGTGTCGTGATGTTTTTCCCGCGGGGATTAATCGCATTGTGGAAGCGGGAGGAACGGGACAGATCGATGGAAGACGAAGAAAAGGCAGATTCGCGCATGGCAAACCGGATCAGTACGGAGGTGACAGGTGAACATGTTTCTGAAGTTTGA
- a CDS encoding ABC transporter ATP-binding protein: MFLKFDQVTLRFSGLTALSNVSFGVPEGAIFSLIGPNGAGKTTLLNCLSRFYTPQAGSILFQDQNLFAYKPQQVIDLGISRSFQNIELFKGLTVEENLLIGLHKRLQTSTLATALRFPSMRKKEREARAFVYEIMEQLGIADLACKSVSQLPYGIQKRIDIGRALVSKPKLLLLDEPAAGMNESESMELGDWIAALPERFGVTVMMIEHDMTLVMRLSQRIAVLEFGKLIAVGTPSEVQNNPAVIAAYLGEEMELA, encoded by the coding sequence ATGTTTCTGAAGTTTGATCAGGTAACTCTTCGTTTTTCCGGGCTGACAGCGCTGTCAAACGTGTCCTTTGGAGTTCCTGAGGGAGCCATTTTTTCCCTGATCGGCCCCAATGGCGCAGGCAAAACTACTTTATTGAATTGCCTGTCCCGCTTCTATACGCCACAAGCAGGGAGCATCCTGTTTCAGGATCAAAATCTATTCGCCTATAAGCCGCAGCAGGTGATTGATTTGGGGATTTCCCGCAGTTTTCAAAATATTGAACTGTTTAAAGGGCTCACTGTGGAGGAAAATTTGCTGATCGGATTGCACAAACGTCTGCAGACAAGCACGCTGGCGACAGCGCTGCGATTTCCTTCCATGCGCAAAAAAGAGCGGGAGGCGCGTGCGTTTGTCTACGAGATCATGGAACAATTGGGAATCGCGGATTTGGCCTGCAAATCAGTCAGCCAACTCCCATATGGCATACAAAAGCGGATTGATATTGGCAGAGCGCTTGTTTCCAAACCGAAATTGTTGTTGTTGGATGAGCCGGCTGCCGGCATGAACGAGTCCGAATCGATGGAATTGGGGGATTGGATTGCTGCATTGCCGGAGCGCTTTGGCGTCACTGTCATGATGATCGAACATGACATGACGCTTGTCATGCGTCTGTCACAGCGGATTGCCGTATTGGAGTTTGGCAAATTGATCGCGGTAGGCACGCCGTCCGAGGTGCAGAACAATCCTGCTGTGATCGCGGCGTATCTCGGGGAGGAGATGGAGCTTGCTTAA
- a CDS encoding thiolase family protein: protein MSENVWLVEYVRTPIGRQGGALKRVRPDDLAAHAIRAVVNRAGVNPADIEDVFMGCVNQAGEDNRNVARMAVLLAGLPERVPGVTVNRLCASGLEAVNQAARAIALGEIGMAIAGGVESMTRAPLVMQKPEMEYVRGNQIMWDTSLGWRMGNPKFPYPQESMGETAENIAEQFQISREDQDAFAFSSQKKAAQAKANGVFAEEIVPLTVRERKNEVVVEEDEHLRPDVTMESLATLRPVFREGGTVTAGNSSGINDGAAALLLVSEKKGRALGLKPLARYVVSASAGVNPRTMGLGPIPATRKALQLANLSVDAIDWFELNEAFAAQSLACIRELGLPVERVNANGGAIALGHPLGCSGARIVGTLARQLQRTNGRYGVATLCIGIGQGLATVLERV, encoded by the coding sequence TTGAGTGAAAATGTGTGGCTGGTGGAGTATGTACGAACCCCGATTGGCAGGCAAGGCGGTGCTTTAAAACGTGTTCGCCCGGATGATTTGGCGGCACATGCCATTCGTGCAGTTGTAAACCGTGCCGGAGTGAATCCGGCAGATATCGAAGACGTTTTCATGGGATGTGTGAATCAAGCGGGCGAAGACAATCGAAATGTGGCTCGCATGGCAGTCTTGCTTGCCGGACTGCCGGAGCGGGTGCCGGGAGTTACAGTCAACCGCCTTTGCGCATCCGGGTTGGAGGCGGTGAATCAAGCTGCAAGGGCCATCGCTTTAGGCGAGATCGGCATGGCGATTGCCGGTGGCGTTGAAAGCATGACAAGGGCGCCGCTTGTCATGCAAAAACCTGAAATGGAATACGTACGAGGAAATCAAATCATGTGGGACACGTCGCTGGGATGGCGAATGGGCAATCCGAAATTCCCATATCCCCAGGAAAGTATGGGAGAAACTGCGGAAAACATCGCAGAACAATTTCAAATTTCCCGGGAAGATCAGGATGCTTTCGCGTTTTCGAGTCAAAAGAAAGCTGCACAGGCAAAGGCGAATGGCGTATTTGCAGAAGAAATTGTGCCACTCACTGTCCGCGAGCGAAAAAATGAAGTTGTGGTGGAAGAAGATGAGCATTTGCGTCCGGATGTGACCATGGAATCCCTCGCAACATTGCGTCCCGTGTTTCGGGAAGGAGGTACTGTGACCGCCGGGAATTCATCCGGGATCAATGACGGCGCTGCAGCTCTTTTGCTAGTTTCGGAGAAGAAAGGCCGCGCATTAGGTCTCAAGCCTCTTGCAAGATATGTGGTGTCTGCATCCGCCGGAGTGAATCCCCGTACCATGGGACTTGGTCCCATACCTGCAACACGCAAAGCATTGCAGTTGGCAAATCTGTCTGTGGATGCGATTGATTGGTTTGAGTTGAATGAAGCGTTCGCCGCTCAATCGCTGGCGTGTATCCGGGAGTTGGGACTGCCCGTGGAACGTGTAAATGCAAATGGCGGAGCGATCGCTCTCGGTCATCCGCTCGGATGTTCAGGCGCCAGAATTGTCGGAACGCTCGCCCGTCAGTTGCAGCGAACGAATGGCCGCTACGGTGTGGCAACATTGTGCATCGGTATCGGCCAAGGTCTCGCGACTGTGCTGGAAAGGGTATAG
- the fabG gene encoding 3-oxoacyl-ACP reductase FabG, with translation MRVKDRVAIVTGSARGIGAATAARLAKEGAKVVVCDVSGQQCRETAVGIRADGGEALAVACDVTRREQVKDLVQKTVDTYGRIDILVNNAGVIRDNLVHKMSDDDWDTVMNVHLKGAFYVTQEVQKYMVAQQYGKIVNISSTSALGNRGQLNYATAKAGMQGFTKTLAIELGRFHINVNAVAPGFIETDMTKATAERVGVDFDQFREMAKERSVLRTTGQPIDVANAILFFASDEARFITGQVLYVRGGI, from the coding sequence ATGCGAGTCAAAGACCGTGTGGCGATTGTTACAGGCTCCGCTCGGGGAATTGGCGCTGCGACTGCAGCACGGTTGGCAAAAGAGGGCGCTAAAGTCGTCGTCTGTGATGTCAGCGGGCAACAGTGCAGGGAGACGGCTGTCGGGATACGGGCGGATGGCGGAGAAGCGCTGGCTGTTGCATGTGATGTCACAAGGCGGGAACAAGTGAAAGATCTTGTCCAAAAGACAGTGGACACATATGGTAGAATCGATATTCTCGTCAATAATGCAGGTGTCATTCGCGACAACCTGGTCCATAAAATGTCGGATGACGATTGGGATACCGTAATGAATGTGCATCTAAAGGGCGCATTTTACGTGACACAGGAAGTACAAAAGTATATGGTGGCACAACAGTACGGGAAAATCGTCAATATCAGTTCCACATCTGCGCTAGGGAATCGGGGACAACTGAACTATGCGACCGCAAAAGCAGGCATGCAAGGGTTCACAAAGACGCTGGCGATCGAGCTTGGCCGCTTTCATATCAATGTAAACGCTGTCGCTCCCGGATTTATCGAAACGGATATGACCAAGGCAACAGCGGAACGGGTTGGAGTTGATTTTGATCAATTCAGGGAAATGGCAAAAGAGCGTTCTGTTTTGCGTACGACAGGTCAGCCGATCGATGTTGCCAATGCCATTTTGTTTTTCGCATCGGATGAGGCGCGTTTTATTACCGGGCAAGTCCTGTATGTTCGCGGCGGCATTTAA
- a CDS encoding ABC transporter ATP-binding protein, with product MLKLNNVSCKYGAVLALSNVSMEVPDGKIVTLLGANGAGKSTALKAVSGLLQPFRGSIDWNGQKIETASCKQIVQQGIVHCPEGRQIFPELTVLENLKLGRYARRDTKDVKRDFEQVLEYFPRLRDRLHQSGGTLSGGEQQMLAIGRALMGGPKLLLLDEPSLGLAPIVTKEIMKIIKTINQSGVSVLLVEQNARLALSVADYAYVLEVGHIVIEGPSETVKNNSQIQELYLGMGKKAFA from the coding sequence TTGCTTAAGCTGAATAACGTCTCATGCAAATATGGTGCTGTACTTGCGTTGTCGAATGTATCGATGGAGGTGCCGGACGGGAAGATCGTGACATTGCTGGGAGCGAACGGCGCCGGCAAAAGTACGGCTTTAAAGGCGGTTTCCGGGCTGTTGCAGCCGTTTCGCGGCAGTATCGATTGGAATGGGCAAAAGATTGAAACAGCATCCTGCAAACAGATTGTTCAGCAGGGAATCGTGCACTGCCCGGAAGGAAGGCAAATTTTCCCGGAACTGACGGTGCTGGAAAATTTAAAGCTCGGGCGCTATGCTCGCAGGGATACGAAGGATGTAAAGCGGGATTTTGAACAGGTGTTGGAGTATTTTCCGCGACTTCGCGATCGGCTGCATCAATCGGGGGGAACGCTGTCCGGCGGGGAGCAGCAAATGTTGGCGATCGGGCGGGCATTGATGGGCGGACCCAAACTTTTGCTGCTGGATGAACCGTCATTGGGTTTGGCGCCGATTGTGACAAAGGAAATTATGAAAATTATCAAAACGATCAACCAGAGCGGCGTATCCGTTCTGCTTGTCGAGCAAAACGCCCGTCTGGCACTTTCTGTCGCCGATTATGCGTATGTGCTGGAGGTCGGTCATATCGTTATTGAAGGGCCGTCCGAGACGGTAAAAAACAATAGCCAAATCCAGGAGCTGTATCTCGGCATGGGGAAAAAAGCGTTTGCATAG
- a CDS encoding acyl-CoA dehydrogenase family protein, whose translation MDFSLSQEQLELQSLIRKFTKTEILPYMQQWDEEHHFETGVMKKLANLGLMGVCIPERYGGAGMDYNALAIVCGELEYGDTAYRTAVSVHTGLNSMTLLQWGTEEQKQRYLAPQAKGEQIGAFALTEPDAGSDAGSLRTRAVRDGDHYILNGSKIWISLANHADNLLVFATVDPDKKHRAITAFIVERNFPGVTTRPIRGKLGIHGGDTGEVILEDVKVPAANRLGEEGEGFKIAMSALDNGRFTVAAGASGLTRACLDASVKYAHERKTFGVEIGRHQLVQQMIAKMEAGLQTSELLVYRAGWLKNQGVRNTRETSLAKWIASDVAFESASDAVQIHGAYGYSNEYPVERFLRNSKALVIYEGTREIHTIMQAEYVLGYRKDKELNRMLPAWSQEEYVR comes from the coding sequence TTGGATTTTTCATTGAGTCAAGAACAACTGGAATTGCAATCGCTGATCCGCAAGTTTACGAAAACGGAAATTCTTCCGTACATGCAACAATGGGATGAGGAGCATCATTTCGAGACAGGTGTTATGAAGAAACTGGCGAATCTCGGCCTGATGGGTGTTTGCATTCCGGAACGATATGGCGGTGCGGGAATGGATTACAACGCGCTTGCCATTGTCTGCGGCGAACTGGAATATGGCGATACGGCATACCGTACGGCAGTTTCTGTACATACCGGTTTGAACAGCATGACACTTTTGCAATGGGGAACCGAGGAACAAAAGCAGCGGTATTTGGCGCCGCAAGCAAAAGGGGAACAAATCGGCGCATTTGCCTTGACAGAACCGGATGCCGGATCGGATGCGGGATCACTGCGCACGCGTGCGGTTCGCGATGGCGACCATTATATACTGAACGGTTCGAAAATCTGGATCTCGTTGGCCAATCACGCAGACAACCTGCTGGTATTTGCCACTGTCGATCCCGACAAGAAGCATCGGGCCATCACCGCTTTTATCGTGGAACGCAACTTTCCGGGAGTGACCACCCGCCCGATCCGGGGCAAGCTGGGCATCCATGGCGGGGATACCGGCGAAGTTATTTTGGAAGATGTAAAAGTTCCTGCTGCGAACCGTCTGGGCGAGGAAGGGGAAGGCTTCAAGATCGCCATGTCCGCTCTTGATAACGGTCGTTTCACGGTTGCCGCAGGTGCTAGCGGGCTTACACGAGCATGTCTTGACGCATCTGTCAAATATGCCCATGAGCGCAAAACGTTTGGAGTGGAAATCGGACGCCATCAATTGGTCCAGCAAATGATTGCAAAAATGGAGGCAGGCCTGCAGACTTCCGAGCTTCTTGTGTATCGCGCCGGTTGGCTGAAAAATCAAGGAGTTCGCAATACCCGCGAAACTTCCCTGGCCAAGTGGATCGCGTCTGACGTGGCTTTCGAGAGCGCTTCCGATGCCGTGCAAATTCACGGAGCGTACGGATATTCCAATGAGTACCCGGTGGAACGGTTTTTGCGCAACTCCAAAGCATTGGTCATTTACGAAGGCACCCGCGAAATTCATACGATCATGCAGGCGGAGTATGTGCTTGGCTACCGGAAAGACAAGGAGCTCAATCGGATGCTGCCGGCGTGGAGTCAGGAAGAATACGTGCGCTGA
- a CDS encoding branched-chain amino acid ABC transporter permease, with product MVLLQTVVSGLGIGSLYALAAIGLVLIFKTSNVVNFAQGEMAMISTFIAYQFLEKWGAPYWLAFLAAVVFALVFGWFVQWAFLSRLSSANLLNQIIVTLGLFLVLEGAAGLIWGNVPTSFPTAVSTQPVHAAGVVMTWNEIFIACVTVVFMLIFYALFKYTMIGLAMRGVAQNIIAAKLMGISGKQIFGWTWAVSTLLGAVAGILIAPTLFLSPAFMDVVSVKAFAAAVLGGFSSLPGAVVGGLLLGVIENIFGIYVSSALKTTFVFALIIVVLYIRPTGLFGKKEVKKV from the coding sequence ATGGTATTGCTGCAGACAGTCGTTAGCGGTCTGGGAATCGGAAGTTTGTATGCGCTTGCCGCAATTGGCCTGGTGTTGATCTTCAAGACATCCAATGTCGTGAATTTTGCACAGGGGGAAATGGCGATGATCTCTACATTCATCGCCTATCAATTCCTTGAAAAATGGGGCGCACCTTATTGGTTGGCGTTTTTGGCGGCGGTCGTGTTTGCGCTTGTGTTCGGATGGTTCGTCCAATGGGCATTTTTGTCCCGGCTTTCCAGTGCGAATTTGCTAAACCAGATCATTGTCACGTTGGGGCTGTTTCTTGTCCTGGAAGGGGCGGCCGGATTGATTTGGGGAAACGTGCCGACATCCTTTCCCACCGCCGTATCGACACAACCGGTGCACGCAGCCGGCGTTGTCATGACATGGAACGAAATCTTCATCGCATGTGTTACGGTGGTTTTTATGTTGATCTTTTATGCGTTGTTTAAATATACCATGATTGGGCTTGCCATGCGTGGTGTGGCACAAAACATCATTGCGGCAAAGTTGATGGGGATTTCGGGAAAACAGATTTTCGGCTGGACGTGGGCCGTCAGCACTCTGCTCGGGGCTGTTGCCGGAATCTTGATTGCACCGACCCTTTTCTTGTCCCCGGCATTTATGGATGTGGTATCGGTCAAAGCGTTTGCCGCTGCTGTCCTCGGCGGGTTCAGTTCCTTGCCGGGAGCGGTTGTCGGCGGACTGTTGCTGGGCGTGATTGAAAATATTTTCGGCATTTATGTTTCCTCAGCTTTAAAAACAACGTTCGTATTTGCCTTGATCATCGTTGTCCTGTACATTCGTCCGACCGGTCTGTTTGGCAAAAAAGAGGTGAAAAAAGTATGA
- a CDS encoding CoA transferase subunit A codes for MSIEAAQGITNVKFLPASEAVQNVTAGATVMVGGFGNSGAPELLLDELIKRPDIKDLTVISNNISIGTNLNRLFLHNKIRKAIGTYFTTNPDVVRAYREGRIEIELYCQGTFSEAMRLGGAGIPAFYTPTAAGTELAKGKEARIFDGRECVLERSLTADFALVRGYKADRAGNIVYRKTARNFNPLMAMAGKITIVEVDQIVEVGELDPEAIVTPFIFVDVVVTRGTAK; via the coding sequence ATGTCGATCGAAGCCGCTCAGGGAATTACAAATGTCAAGTTTTTGCCTGCTTCCGAAGCAGTTCAAAACGTGACTGCGGGTGCGACCGTCATGGTTGGGGGATTCGGGAATTCCGGAGCTCCCGAATTGTTGCTGGATGAATTGATCAAACGGCCGGATATCAAGGATTTAACGGTCATCAGCAATAACATTTCAATAGGAACCAATCTCAACAGACTGTTTTTGCATAATAAAATCCGCAAGGCGATCGGTACGTATTTTACGACAAACCCGGATGTTGTTCGCGCATATCGGGAAGGAAGAATTGAGATTGAATTGTACTGTCAAGGAACATTTTCCGAAGCCATGCGGTTGGGAGGCGCAGGTATTCCCGCTTTTTACACGCCGACTGCTGCGGGTACGGAGTTGGCGAAGGGGAAAGAAGCGCGAATATTTGACGGACGCGAGTGTGTGCTTGAGCGGAGCCTGACAGCAGATTTCGCTTTGGTTCGAGGCTATAAGGCAGATCGGGCGGGCAACATTGTGTATCGCAAAACAGCGCGAAATTTCAATCCGCTTATGGCGATGGCAGGCAAGATTACCATCGTAGAAGTTGACCAGATCGTTGAAGTTGGCGAACTGGATCCGGAAGCGATCGTCACTCCTTTTATCTTTGTCGATGTTGTGGTGACAAGGGGGACTGCTAAATGA
- a CDS encoding ABC transporter substrate-binding protein, which yields MKTISKIAIASLLGVSVTACGSPISTSSSGGASVNQNAQGVTKTEITVGTWGPLTGQFAAYAVVSQGANAYFNYINHNGGINGRKIKFKIYDDQYQPDKSVTAAKQLVADKIFAAVAPLGTANNQAADPILSKQGIPILGIATGSSEWGFPLKKNVFGLQPTYTAEGHIMTKFAVKHNHAKTIGVFYQNDDFGKEELMAIEQEAKQEGAKVIAKVAYSRGDTDYSSYALTMKQTNPDAVFEVGVPAPLAQFEKGIANLGWHPQQYITYVSGDPVMFRLAGQAFDKVYTPSWLKNLHDPQVKDFITEYKKDYPNTPPTGLALSGWIDAQVFAEAVKRCGNNLSWSNFEKQMESIHNYTDTASSEPVSYSSTNHQGVQSMSITQADFAAKDFKTIEPSIAYQQTDNPLKK from the coding sequence ATGAAAACTATTTCAAAAATTGCGATTGCATCTTTGCTGGGGGTTTCTGTTACCGCGTGCGGATCGCCCATCAGTACATCATCTTCCGGTGGCGCAAGCGTCAATCAAAATGCCCAAGGAGTTACGAAGACGGAGATTACAGTGGGAACGTGGGGACCGCTCACCGGACAATTTGCCGCATATGCAGTCGTTTCACAAGGGGCCAATGCGTACTTCAATTACATCAACCACAATGGAGGAATCAATGGCCGCAAGATCAAGTTTAAGATATACGATGACCAATATCAGCCGGATAAGTCGGTTACGGCAGCGAAACAATTGGTTGCGGATAAAATATTTGCGGCCGTTGCTCCATTGGGGACAGCGAACAATCAGGCGGCAGACCCGATTTTGTCAAAACAGGGAATTCCGATTCTCGGGATCGCGACAGGGTCGAGTGAATGGGGGTTCCCGCTGAAAAAAAACGTGTTTGGATTACAGCCTACATACACGGCGGAAGGGCATATCATGACAAAATTCGCCGTAAAACACAATCATGCAAAGACAATCGGCGTCTTTTATCAAAATGACGACTTCGGGAAAGAAGAACTGATGGCAATTGAACAAGAAGCCAAGCAAGAGGGCGCAAAAGTGATTGCAAAAGTCGCGTACAGCAGAGGCGATACCGATTATTCTTCCTATGCGTTGACGATGAAACAGACAAATCCTGACGCTGTATTTGAAGTCGGTGTGCCGGCACCCCTCGCTCAATTCGAAAAAGGGATTGCGAATTTAGGTTGGCATCCGCAACAATACATCACCTATGTATCAGGAGACCCTGTCATGTTTCGCCTCGCAGGCCAAGCGTTTGATAAAGTCTATACACCATCCTGGTTGAAAAATCTGCACGATCCGCAAGTGAAGGATTTTATAACGGAATATAAGAAAGATTATCCGAACACACCGCCGACGGGATTGGCGCTGTCCGGCTGGATTGACGCACAAGTATTCGCAGAGGCGGTCAAACGCTGCGGGAACAATCTGTCCTGGAGCAACTTTGAAAAACAAATGGAATCCATTCACAATTACACCGATACCGCATCGTCTGAACCAGTCTCGTATTCTTCCACAAACCATCAGGGTGTGCAAAGCATGTCGATCACACAAGCAGATTTCGCTGCGAAAGACTTTAAAACAATTGAACCAAGCATCGCCTATCAGCAAACGGATAATCCCTTGAAGAAGTAG
- a CDS encoding 3-hydroxyacyl-CoA dehydrogenase family protein, whose translation MSATNVQRIMVAGAGAMGSQIAMVCALAGYEVYLQDISGEMLRKADGSLRGHMRRRVEKGRFTEEFVNAAFARLHYTEDLKQAVSEADVVIEAIVEKLDAKRELFSHLDQLAPSRAILATNSSTIVSSKLADATNRPDKVCNMHFFNPALVMELVEVVRNPATSDATVQTIVELARNLGKTPITLNQEISGFVANRILGALMDEAVSLYEKGIASFEDIDIACLKALNHPIGPFALMDLTGIDVNYYVRMQRMQETGDESLGPKKSIVEKFEKGELGRKTGKGWYSYPPQA comes from the coding sequence TTGAGCGCAACGAATGTTCAAAGAATTATGGTTGCAGGTGCAGGAGCGATGGGATCACAGATTGCCATGGTCTGTGCGCTGGCAGGCTATGAAGTTTATTTGCAGGACATCTCCGGCGAAATGCTCCGCAAAGCGGATGGATCTCTCCGAGGCCATATGCGCCGTCGTGTGGAAAAAGGCCGCTTTACCGAAGAATTTGTCAATGCAGCGTTTGCACGTCTGCACTACACCGAGGATCTGAAGCAAGCTGTCAGCGAAGCAGACGTGGTGATTGAAGCGATCGTTGAAAAATTGGATGCCAAACGGGAATTGTTTTCACATTTGGATCAACTCGCGCCTTCTCGTGCGATTTTGGCAACCAACAGTTCTACGATTGTGAGTTCCAAATTGGCAGATGCGACAAATCGTCCCGACAAAGTTTGCAATATGCATTTTTTTAATCCGGCTCTGGTGATGGAACTGGTAGAAGTCGTGCGCAATCCCGCAACATCCGATGCAACGGTGCAAACCATAGTTGAATTGGCCCGGAATTTAGGAAAGACGCCGATTACATTAAATCAGGAAATATCCGGGTTTGTCGCCAATCGCATTCTCGGCGCTTTGATGGATGAAGCGGTTTCACTGTATGAAAAAGGCATTGCATCATTTGAAGATATTGATATTGCCTGCCTGAAAGCGTTGAATCATCCGATCGGCCCGTTTGCGCTCATGGATTTGACGGGGATTGATGTCAACTACTATGTGCGCATGCAGCGGATGCAGGAGACGGGAGACGAGTCGTTGGGACCCAAAAAATCGATTGTCGAAAAATTTGAAAAAGGGGAATTGGGACGTAAAACAGGAAAAGGTTGGTATTCGTATCCGCCGCAAGCGTAA
- a CDS encoding 3-oxoacid CoA-transferase subunit B, whose protein sequence is MNTHLANTRQLTKEQIKHYIAWRCAQELTPGVVNLGIGIPIRVADYIRSSQISLHSENGILGVGPTPMPEEQDPDLINASKLPISELAYSSFFDSSWSFAMMRGGHIDATVVGALQVAENGDLASWAIPGQDVLGVGGVMDLVVGAKRVIIAMTHRSAKSEPKILPCCTYPLTARGRVDTIVTEYAVFRIRDGKLWLEELIAELPLEELKQMTPAHYEIAQDLRRPLRMDVLPLLKV, encoded by the coding sequence ATGAATACACATTTGGCAAACACACGCCAGTTAACAAAAGAACAGATCAAACATTATATCGCTTGGAGATGCGCACAGGAATTGACTCCCGGAGTTGTGAATCTTGGCATTGGCATCCCGATTCGTGTTGCAGACTATATCCGTTCCAGTCAAATTTCCTTGCACTCGGAAAACGGCATTCTCGGGGTAGGACCGACACCGATGCCGGAAGAGCAAGATCCGGATTTGATCAATGCCAGCAAACTGCCGATTTCAGAGTTGGCCTATTCCTCGTTTTTTGACAGTTCCTGGTCATTTGCCATGATGCGCGGCGGTCATATTGATGCAACGGTGGTCGGCGCACTGCAGGTCGCCGAAAATGGCGACTTGGCAAGCTGGGCGATTCCCGGGCAGGACGTGCTTGGCGTCGGCGGTGTCATGGATCTGGTCGTAGGCGCAAAACGAGTCATTATCGCGATGACACATCGATCTGCAAAGAGCGAACCGAAAATCCTTCCCTGCTGTACATATCCACTTACGGCACGCGGGCGAGTCGATACAATCGTTACAGAATACGCGGTCTTTCGGATCAGGGACGGGAAACTTTGGCTAGAGGAGTTGATTGCCGAGTTGCCGTTGGAGGAATTAAAGCAAATGACGCCTGCCCACTATGAAATCGCGCAAGATTTGCGGCGGCCACTGCGCATGGACGTGCTGCCTTTGCTGAAGGTTTAA